One window of Deltaproteobacteria bacterium genomic DNA carries:
- a CDS encoding type II secretion system F family protein — protein sequence MIAVSLLVFAAVLVATVGGYFLLAPARESSLELKRRLDLLELRGIETADIPDVLKEELLSDVPILQRALSRLRLAQRMDARLRQAGMEMKVGIFALLSLALLALGALIGLFLHWPFVLAILLGALLATLPATVVGVKRGRRMKAFTSQFPDALEMFARSLRAGHSFTGAIQLVAQEMPHPLGSEFRQVFDEQNLGVPLREALTGMTRRVDSLDARFFVTAILIQRETGGNLAEIIDKIAHVIRERFRIQGQLKIFTAQARMTGIILSLLPVGLALAIGVLNPDYLKPLWFERAGRFLIALALCMQIAGVLIIRKIVRIKI from the coding sequence ATGATCGCGGTCTCGCTCCTGGTGTTCGCCGCCGTCCTCGTCGCCACGGTGGGGGGATACTTCCTTCTGGCCCCGGCAAGGGAAAGCTCCCTGGAACTGAAGCGGCGGCTCGACCTGCTCGAGCTGCGCGGGATCGAAACAGCCGACATCCCGGACGTGCTGAAGGAGGAACTGCTGAGCGACGTCCCGATCCTCCAGCGCGCGCTCTCCCGCCTGAGGTTGGCCCAGCGCATGGACGCCCGGCTCCGGCAGGCCGGCATGGAGATGAAGGTGGGCATCTTCGCCCTCCTCTCCCTCGCGCTCCTCGCCCTCGGGGCGCTCATCGGGCTGTTCCTCCACTGGCCCTTTGTCCTCGCGATTCTCCTGGGCGCCCTCCTCGCGACGCTGCCGGCCACCGTGGTCGGCGTAAAGAGAGGGCGGCGCATGAAGGCCTTCACGTCGCAGTTCCCCGACGCGCTGGAGATGTTCGCCCGCTCCCTCCGCGCGGGGCACTCCTTCACGGGGGCCATCCAGCTCGTCGCCCAGGAGATGCCGCACCCGCTGGGCTCGGAGTTCCGGCAGGTCTTCGACGAGCAGAACCTGGGCGTGCCCCTGCGGGAAGCCTTGACGGGGATGACGCGGCGCGTCGACAGCCTCGACGCCCGGTTCTTCGTCACGGCGATCCTCATCCAGCGGGAGACGGGGGGGAACCTCGCCGAGATCATCGACAAGATCGCCCACGTCATCCGGGAGCGGTTCCGGATCCAGGGGCAGCTCAAGATCTTCACGGCGCAGGCGCGGATGACGGGCATCATCCTCAGCCTCCTGCCGGTCGGCCTCGCCCTGGCGATCGGGGTCCTCAACCCCGACTACCTGAAGCCGCTCTGGTTCGAGAGAGCCGGACGGTTCCTGATCGCCCTCGCGCTGTGCATGCAGATCGCGGGGGTGCTCATCATCCGCAAGATCGTGCGGATCAAGATATGA
- a CDS encoding CpaF family protein, with protein MTVTEWLARKGEAENETAADAPARRTGAGSHSYHELKSTIHRRLIDRLDLSTVADLTPEQLSGIIKTVVENMIAQEGIPLSRPERDRLVVEIQNETMGLGPLEPLLSDTEISDIMVNGPQRVFVERRGKIEKTDVFFKDNEHLMAVIERIVSKVGRRVDEASPMVDARLADGSRVNVIIPPLAIDGPALSIRRFGVKPLKMENLLANGSLTEEMATAFEAMVKARMNILVSGGTGAGKTTFLNVLSSSIPDDERIITVEDAAELILQQEHTVRLETRPPNIEGKGAITQRDLVRNALRMRPDRIIVGEVRGGEALDMLQAMNTGHDGSISTIHANAPRDALSRIETMVLMAGFDLPSKAIREQIASALNVILQLSRMSDGTRKVVTVSEVMGMEGDVVVMQDIFVFEKRGVDRDGKVLGEYRATGVRPKFLDAVHAAGIHLGANVFAYRKK; from the coding sequence GTGACGGTCACGGAATGGCTGGCAAGGAAGGGAGAAGCGGAGAACGAAACGGCGGCCGACGCGCCCGCGCGGAGGACGGGGGCCGGAAGCCACTCGTACCATGAGCTCAAGAGCACCATCCACCGGCGTCTGATCGACCGGCTCGACCTGTCGACCGTGGCCGACCTCACGCCGGAACAGCTCTCCGGCATCATCAAGACCGTGGTCGAGAACATGATCGCCCAGGAGGGAATTCCCTTATCCCGTCCGGAGCGGGATCGCCTCGTGGTCGAGATCCAGAACGAGACCATGGGGCTGGGGCCGCTGGAGCCGCTCCTTTCGGACACCGAGATCTCCGACATCATGGTCAACGGGCCGCAAAGGGTGTTCGTCGAGCGGCGCGGCAAGATCGAGAAGACCGACGTCTTCTTCAAGGACAACGAGCACCTGATGGCCGTCATCGAGCGGATCGTCTCCAAGGTGGGACGCCGCGTCGACGAGGCGTCGCCGATGGTGGACGCGCGGCTGGCGGACGGGTCCCGCGTCAACGTGATCATTCCCCCGCTGGCCATCGACGGGCCGGCGCTCTCGATCCGCCGGTTCGGTGTGAAGCCCCTCAAGATGGAGAACCTCCTCGCCAACGGCTCCCTGACCGAGGAGATGGCCACCGCCTTCGAGGCGATGGTGAAGGCCCGGATGAACATATTGGTCTCCGGGGGGACGGGGGCGGGGAAAACGACCTTCCTGAACGTCCTTTCCTCCTCGATCCCCGACGACGAGCGGATCATCACCGTCGAGGATGCGGCGGAACTGATCCTGCAGCAGGAGCACACCGTCCGCCTGGAGACCCGCCCGCCGAACATCGAGGGGAAAGGGGCCATCACGCAGCGGGATCTCGTGCGGAACGCCCTCCGGATGCGCCCCGACCGGATCATCGTCGGCGAGGTGCGCGGTGGGGAGGCGCTCGACATGCTGCAGGCGATGAACACCGGGCACGACGGCTCCATCTCCACCATCCACGCCAACGCCCCCCGGGACGCCCTCTCCCGGATCGAAACGATGGTCCTCATGGCGGGTTTCGACCTGCCGTCGAAGGCCATCCGTGAGCAGATCGCCTCCGCGCTGAACGTCATCCTCCAACTGTCCCGGATGAGCGACGGGACCCGGAAGGTCGTCACCGTCAGCGAGGTCATGGGGATGGAGGGGGACGTGGTCGTGATGCAGGACATCTTCGTCTTCGAGAAGCGCGGCGTCGACCGGGACGGGAAGGTGCTGGGAGAGTACCGGGCGACCGGGGTCCGGCCGAAGTTCCTCGACGCCGTCCACGCCGCCGGGATCCACCTCGGCGCCAACGTGTTCGCGTACCGGAAAAAGTGA
- a CDS encoding pilus assembly protein TadG-related protein has translation MRRTGNRGQVLLVFLAGLLALLGIAALGIDMGYLYTVRHELQRCTDAGALAGASAFLSGNWTDGATRAVADGRARAFAAKDKVAAAILSAGSEVAVAFPAQDRVRVDATRDVNLFFARLFIGPTKTVTAYSIAEASVVDTNVKGLTPWGIPYPWEDTNGNDLFDPGETVHRDCPDGIADPSRYFCPGTRVILKIGTPKNSPKNPNGLPSLQQESGHFFALALDGSGGSVYRDTIANGSQTPVTVGDAVSLEPGNMVGPTRQGTSDLIDADTNSQWNEAAGLPESNLFHGVDGSWMNSPRVIRIPVYDPEIALNNGRTEMVVAGFAGFWIERVEPHQATVIGRYIPMRAFGQSGPAAGPTAGPVLKTLRLVE, from the coding sequence ATGCGTCGTACGGGAAACCGGGGCCAGGTGCTCCTCGTCTTCCTCGCCGGACTGCTCGCCCTTCTGGGGATCGCGGCGCTGGGCATCGACATGGGGTACCTCTACACCGTCCGCCACGAACTCCAGCGGTGCACCGACGCGGGGGCGCTCGCCGGCGCCTCCGCCTTCCTCTCCGGGAACTGGACGGACGGCGCCACCCGCGCCGTCGCGGACGGCCGTGCGCGCGCGTTCGCTGCGAAGGACAAGGTGGCGGCCGCGATCCTGTCGGCCGGGAGCGAGGTCGCCGTCGCCTTCCCCGCGCAGGATCGGGTCCGCGTCGACGCCACCCGCGACGTCAACCTTTTTTTCGCCCGCCTCTTCATCGGTCCGACGAAAACCGTGACCGCCTACTCGATCGCCGAGGCGTCCGTGGTGGACACCAATGTCAAGGGGCTGACGCCGTGGGGGATCCCCTACCCGTGGGAGGACACCAACGGGAACGACCTGTTCGACCCCGGGGAAACGGTCCACAGGGATTGCCCCGACGGGATCGCCGATCCATCGCGCTACTTCTGCCCGGGAACGCGGGTGATCCTGAAGATCGGCACGCCGAAGAACTCCCCCAAGAACCCGAACGGTCTCCCCTCCCTGCAGCAGGAGTCCGGCCACTTCTTCGCCCTCGCTCTCGACGGTTCCGGGGGCTCCGTGTACCGGGACACGATCGCGAACGGAAGTCAGACCCCGGTCACCGTCGGTGACGCGGTCAGCCTGGAGCCGGGGAACATGGTGGGCCCCACGCGCCAGGGAACGAGCGACCTGATCGACGCGGACACGAACTCGCAGTGGAACGAGGCGGCGGGGCTGCCGGAGAGCAACCTCTTCCATGGCGTGGACGGCTCCTGGATGAACTCCCCCCGGGTCATCCGGATCCCCGTCTACGACCCCGAGATCGCATTGAACAACGGACGGACGGAGATGGTGGTGGCCGGTTTCGCGGGATTCTGGATCGAGCGCGTCGAACCCCACCAGGCGACCGTCATCGGACGCTATATCCCGATGCGGGCGTTCGGGCAGTCCGGCCCCGCGGCGGGTCCGACGGCGGGCCCCGTCCTCAAGACCTTGCGGCTGGTGGAGTAA
- a CDS encoding type II secretion system F family protein, with translation MILVITFSVFAVTAMGVLALFLWSGGRQESLAHRLREVVAPAGETPHTPSLRAREWAARLWGKSDPVARQSKEIVARVTSDDISGHSLLLTQAGYRSATAGRVYNGVRIAAPLLFPAALFAGGKAVGMPDKTLFLLAVAGAAAGLSLPAAFLRSKARKRQEAITDALPDALDLLTVCVEAGLGINSAFLRIAEEFRLSSPTLSEEFDVVNREMVAGKPRIEALRALADRTGVEDVKSLVAMLIQTERLGTSLAQSLRVHSDSLRLRRRQRAEEAAAKTTIKLVFPLVFLLFPALFIVILGPGVLQILHVLFPSINAATGG, from the coding sequence GTGATCCTCGTAATCACCTTTTCCGTTTTCGCGGTCACGGCGATGGGAGTTCTGGCCCTGTTCTTGTGGTCGGGCGGGCGGCAGGAGTCGCTCGCCCACCGGTTGCGGGAGGTGGTTGCGCCGGCCGGCGAGACGCCACACACACCCTCCCTGCGTGCCCGGGAGTGGGCCGCACGGCTGTGGGGGAAATCCGATCCGGTCGCGCGGCAGAGCAAGGAAATCGTGGCCCGGGTCACCTCCGACGATATCTCGGGGCATAGCCTCCTGCTGACCCAGGCGGGGTACCGGTCCGCGACCGCCGGGAGGGTCTACAACGGGGTCCGGATCGCGGCGCCCCTCCTCTTCCCGGCGGCCCTGTTCGCCGGCGGGAAGGCGGTCGGGATGCCCGACAAGACGCTCTTCCTCCTCGCGGTCGCCGGGGCCGCGGCCGGTCTCTCCCTCCCCGCCGCGTTCCTCCGGTCGAAAGCCCGGAAACGGCAGGAGGCGATCACCGACGCCCTCCCCGACGCACTGGACCTGTTGACCGTCTGCGTCGAGGCGGGGCTGGGGATCAACTCCGCCTTCCTCCGGATCGCCGAGGAGTTCCGCCTCTCCAGTCCGACGCTGAGCGAGGAGTTCGACGTCGTCAACCGGGAGATGGTGGCCGGGAAGCCCCGGATAGAGGCGCTCCGGGCGCTCGCGGACCGCACGGGCGTGGAGGACGTCAAATCCCTCGTCGCCATGCTGATCCAGACCGAACGGTTGGGGACGAGCCTTGCCCAGTCCCTGCGGGTCCACTCCGACTCCCTGCGGCTCCGGCGCCGTCAGCGCGCGGAGGAAGCGGCGGCAAAGACGACCATCAAGCTCGTCTTCCCCCTCGTGTTTCTCCTCTTCCCGGCGCTGTTCATCGTGATCCTGGGACCGGGGGTCCTCCAGATCCTGCACGTCCTCTTCCCGTCGATCAACGCGGCGACCGGGGGGTAA
- a CDS encoding DUF192 domain-containing protein, giving the protein MKAVNMTRFALLGDGVETARTPLERTRGLLGTAKLPRGGGLWIVPCRSIHSFWMRYEFDALFIDRQGRVVGMHRRFRRNRISRIFWSARGVLELPAGTIDRTATRVGDEVVFQTVGGGSR; this is encoded by the coding sequence ATGAAGGCCGTGAACATGACGAGGTTCGCGCTGCTCGGGGACGGGGTCGAGACCGCTCGCACCCCCCTGGAAAGGACAAGGGGACTTCTCGGGACCGCGAAGCTGCCCCGTGGCGGGGGCCTCTGGATCGTCCCCTGCCGGAGCATCCACTCCTTCTGGATGCGGTACGAGTTCGACGCCCTCTTCATCGACCGTCAAGGAAGGGTCGTGGGGATGCATCGACGGTTCCGCAGGAACCGCATCTCCCGGATCTTCTGGAGCGCGAGGGGCGTCCTCGAGCTTCCGGCGGGGACCATCGACCGGACCGCGACCCGGGTGGGGGACGAAGTCGTGTTCCAGACCGTCGGAGGAGGCTCCAGATGA
- a CDS encoding AAA family ATPase, whose translation MPEAIRSLIIESDPETARLIDLLGRRSGSLDVRWTAGSVEEGADIVRKFRPDMAIVEVNGNPASAVGPLAREFPNLYILALSATREAEYALETMRAGAHDLLCKPLREVDLSIAIEKARKARLRKEPAERRGKIVTVFSSKGGNGTTTIASNLSEALATDHGKRVVVVDLVMGHGDVTMFFNVTPTYTLLDLARNSGKADPEYIDSLIVRHSTGVCILADPPRIEDAEQISADQVRDMLATLRSTFDVVIVDTPHQFDEKTLAALEISDTILLVTLLNLPSLKNTQRSIELFTRLGIFDDRVQLVLSRYLPNDEIPKESIEGILNCPIFYAVPNDYPTVLSSINRGKLLSEIAPEKEVTAAFRKMAELLVGPAAPREARKRKRGFLEKVFGLERSAS comes from the coding sequence GTGCCGGAGGCGATCCGTTCCCTCATCATCGAAAGCGACCCCGAAACGGCCCGCCTGATCGACCTTCTCGGCAGGCGGAGCGGCTCCCTGGACGTCCGCTGGACGGCGGGGTCGGTGGAGGAAGGTGCCGACATCGTTCGCAAGTTCCGCCCGGACATGGCGATCGTCGAGGTCAACGGAAACCCGGCCTCCGCCGTCGGACCGCTCGCGAGGGAGTTCCCCAACCTCTACATCCTCGCCCTCTCCGCGACGCGCGAGGCGGAGTACGCCCTCGAGACGATGCGCGCGGGGGCGCACGACCTTCTCTGCAAGCCGTTGCGGGAGGTCGACCTCAGCATCGCCATCGAGAAGGCGCGGAAGGCCAGGCTGCGGAAGGAGCCCGCCGAGCGGCGGGGGAAGATCGTCACCGTCTTCAGCAGCAAAGGGGGGAACGGCACGACGACGATCGCCTCCAACCTGTCCGAGGCGCTCGCCACCGACCACGGCAAGCGGGTCGTCGTGGTCGACCTCGTGATGGGCCACGGCGACGTGACGATGTTCTTCAACGTCACCCCGACCTACACCTTGCTGGACCTGGCCCGGAACAGCGGGAAGGCGGACCCGGAGTACATCGACTCCCTGATCGTCCGGCATTCGACCGGCGTCTGCATCCTGGCCGATCCGCCGCGGATCGAGGACGCCGAACAGATCTCCGCGGACCAGGTGCGGGACATGCTCGCCACGCTGCGGTCGACCTTCGACGTCGTCATCGTCGACACGCCCCACCAGTTCGACGAAAAGACCCTCGCGGCCCTCGAGATATCCGACACGATCCTGCTGGTGACCCTGCTGAACCTTCCATCGCTCAAGAACACGCAGCGCAGCATCGAGCTCTTCACCCGCCTCGGGATTTTCGACGACCGGGTGCAACTGGTCCTCAGCCGGTACCTCCCCAACGACGAAATCCCCAAGGAGAGCATCGAGGGGATCCTGAACTGCCCCATCTTCTACGCCGTCCCGAACGACTACCCGACCGTCCTGTCCTCGATCAACCGCGGAAAACTCCTCTCCGAGATAGCGCCGGAAAAGGAGGTCACCGCCGCGTTCCGGAAGATGGCGGAACTGCTGGTCGGCCCCGCTGCGCCTCGGGAGGCGCGGAAGCGGAAGAGGGGGTTCCTGGAGAAGGTCTTCGGCCTTGAGAGGAGCGCATCGTGA